From one Lasioglossum baleicum chromosome 11, iyLasBale1, whole genome shotgun sequence genomic stretch:
- the LOC143213481 gene encoding myeloid differentiation primary response protein MyD88-like: MVGLSQEEEMSGDQSAVPLVALSTVSKEVISTLLNPPKVIPTENGLPRDWRGLAHLSNLGGEVMALLATHPDPSTYILTSWQRKQKNVRIKDFQEILEELDRWDILDDTSKLFERDAKKYLEEVERSRTTANEIVNEIDEDLLTRDDVLRVAQGLDNQNYDAFLLYADEDMNFATEMMNKLENEHKLKLCIKDRDLIAGITFEHVAVMRLISERCNRLIVVVTSNFLRSSANKFFLNYAQALSIEKCQRKIIPCLYEKCQLPPQLCYVSVVDYNRAGLYDFWGKLRDSIRTPSRVTENFVKHNSKQPEPLQNQDLTKTTKEDIPESLPNSNDNVYDPKDNNNLKRIGNSLQQFMKKLIPKPENNTRD, translated from the exons ATGGTCGGGTTAAGTCAGGAAGAAGAAATGTCAGGTGACCAGTCAGCAGTGCCACTTGTTGCTCTATCTACAGTGTCCAAAGAAGTGATCTCCACGTTATTAAACCCTCCAAAAGTTATTCCGACCGAGAATGGATTACCCAG AGATTGGAGAGGTCTTGCCCATCTATCCAATTTGGGTGGAGAGGTGATGGCATTGTTGGCAACGCATCCAGATCCGTCTACTTATATTCTAACATCCTGGCAAAGGAAACAGAAGAATGTAAGAATTAAAGATTTCCAAGAAATATTGGAAGAACTAGACAGATGGGATATTTTGGACGATACGTCAAAACTATTCG AAAGGGATGCCAAGAAGTATTTAGAAGAAGTAGAAAGATCTCGAACAACAGccaatgaaattgtaaatgagATTGACGAAGACCTTCTGACTAGAG ATGATGTCCTCAGAGTGGCGCAAGGTCTTGACAATCAGAATTACGATGCGTTTTTACTATACGCAGACGAAGATATGAATTTTGCCACTGAAATGATGAACAAACTAGAAAACGAGCATAAGTTGAAG CTGTGTATAAAAGATCGAGATTTAATTGCGGGTATTACATTTGAGCACGTAGCTGTCATGAGATTAATCTCCGAAAGGTGTAACAGATTAATTGTGGTAGTTACATCGAATTTCTTGAGAAGTtcggcaaataagttctttttgAACTATGCTCAAGCACTGAGCATTG AAAAGTGCCAGAGAAAGATTATACCGTGCCTTTACGAAAAATGTCAATTACCGCCGCAGTTATGTTATGTATCCGTTGTAGATTACAACAGGGCAGGTTTGTACGATTTCTGGGGAAAATTGAGAGACTCTATTCGAACTCCGAGTCGAGTGACGGAAAACTTTGTGAAACATAATAGTAAGCAACCAGAACCTTTGCAAAACCAAGACCTTACGAAAACTACAAAGGAGGACATACCAGAGAGTTTGCCGAATTCGAATGACAATGTATACGATCCAAAAGATAACAATAATCTAAAAAGAATTGGTAATTCTTTGCaacaatttatgaaaaaattgatcccGAAACCGGAGAATAATACGAGAGATTAG